The genomic DNA CCCTCGAcaaatttattgaaaaaaaacaaAAGCACAGAGATTGTCAACTGCAGCCACTCCAGGTTTCAACAACCATAGTTGGCCATGACCAGTATTCTAATATTAGCCATgcctaatttttctttttcttccagtTTTACAATGAAGAATGATGCTTCAGGAGTTAGGGTAGGGGCTTTTCTTACACATCAAGGCAGACCCATTGCTTAGTACAGCAAAGTTTTTCAATCAAGCCATGTCCATTTATGACATGACAAGGAAATGTTGGCTGTACACTTTGAAGCTACCATCCGCAGAAAAAATGTTAACGGTGGCTGATAAGAAAATATCGTAAAGGACTTTCAAAGTGTATTTAATCCATTCAAAATGGTTTTTGTTACAAACGTTGCAAACTCCCAGAGCTGACACCGTGACAAAATTTTATTGTCTCAAGAGAAACATCAACATCACGCATTAAAAAAACATTCTAAATGAACAAATTCTCAATTGCCACTTCACTAAATAAGACCATGCTCCCGATTTAGACCACAAAGAAGAAACTGCCATTCTTAAATTTCATACCAGCTTCAATCATCAATACTACCAGTGGTGGCCACCATATTTTCTCTTGGTTTGATGAAATACACGCGGGATCCAATATGCTTTACTTCAAGACTAGCATTCTCACAGCCGGTGAAGAAGAGTGATTCATCCTCCTTGCCAATTCTGCGTCTCCAGCTCATTAGAAATGCCGGTACAGCCAACCCCATACACATTCCTGGCAGCAAGAAGTAGATATCAATAATCAAATAATGACCAATAATAGATTCTATCAGTCCTATAAGGTCAACCTTTtccctacatatatatatatagatcgtTTACCGCTACTCTGGTCATTTCCTACAGAAGGAATAGCTTTGTCATCTTCTGGCTTGTAAGATTTTAGGAGAAAAGAGAGAGACTTTATCAAGTTAGGGTACTGCTTGACATCTGCAAAATCCCAAGAAATGGATATAACATGTTTAAACAAATCCTTGTTAAAAGATTTGGAGATTTAATTACAAAAGATAACATAAACTTTAAATCTAAAGTTTACAATTCCAGAGAACAAATCAGTTCACAGAGCCAAATTATATCTAAAACAACAAATTACTCTAATCAACTCCAAAGTTTGATCTTATTGCTAAGATATTGTCAAAAGCCCTTTAGCCAGAAATAATGATAGCAACTTCACGCTTCAGCTTTCATAACCATTTACATGTAAGTAACCACCGGGATTCCAAAGATGATCGATAAAGTAAAACATCAGCAAGCAAGAAACTTGTTCCCAAGTTCTTGATCTTCTTCTGGTTTATCACTCCTCAGGGTCCACATAATTCAAAGATGATGGTTCTCAAATTCTACCAAAACTCTCCGTGTTTCTATTGCATGTAAGTATCAATGTACAacaaaataagtaataaaaatctAACCATTAATTTATTTACGCATTAGCCTTTCTTCAAgcataaaatttagaaattgcAGAAGCTAAATAACAAGAAGCTTACACAATAGGATATCACTTGCTATGATAAGGTCCCAGTCTGGTTCAGCACTTGGAAAGGTTTCTCCCCATGAATCTGAAAACATTGACATTTTAATTTGAACATTATAGTCCATGAAATCAATGCTTCATGTTTCTTCTCCGTAGTACTTGACAGACTGTATGAATGTTAGATTTCTAATAACTGAAAACCACAGAGACTAAAGGGAACTCACGCTTTACATGAGGAAGGACAGGCGTAATTCCATTTGCCTGGCAGTTATGAGCTATGTTCTCTTCAATTTCCTGATCATCATAGTCTGATGTAGTTATGTCAAGATTAAATGATTTCTTAAGGAAAATAGCCAAAGCTCCAGTCCCACTGCCAATGAGTAAAGAATCAAGATCATTAAgtaaaatatcaataaaaattcaatttcagAATTATAACTATCGATTCTTATTTCAAGAAACAAACCGGATTAAAAATCAGAAATCAGATCTGGGGTGCTAACATAGCAGTACAAAGAAATTATACAATGGACATAACTCAACAAGTTTGTGCTCATAATTCTAAAGTTGAATGAATTTGCAGATAAAGCTGTGCCTTAAAAACATAAACTATTCAGAAAACATGCATCAGAAGGGCAATGTACCCCTCAACAACTGATAATAGGGCCTACCACTAATGATAAACAGCCCTCTCAAGTACACGGTACTTATAAATAAATGTGTACAGACTAGATAGATGGACTAAATTAAAGAATAAACAACTAAAATGAGTGTGCACTCTCGTAAAGTCCCATGCTTTTTGTTTTCTCTGCAGCTGAAGGTATTACCTTCCCAATTCAAGGCAACGACGACCTTCTATCCATGAATGATGTTGAACTAACCATTCTGCAAATGCAAACGTACCTGGCCAGAGTAAGTTAGCATTCAACTGGTGGAAGGAAAATTCTCGAATAAGCAACTCCTGCACAACAGCCAAAATGCATATAATGATATAAAGGTAAAAATAGGTTAACTCAGGTGGATTCTAGAAGCAAAGTACTGAAATACTAGAATAAGTTTCAACTATATTGCTATGGTCAAAATGGTTTGCACTAATGCTAAGAGCTACAACTTATGCTGAGGTATCAGGAGTCGTCTGTGGCAGTAGTAAAGTTGACTAAACCTCAAAATGATAAGAAATTTCAAGAAACAATGACAGCTAAGCTCAGTCAAATTATCATCGAATTTACTTTCCAGTAAGTTCAGAGTTACAATTTTTTTTCCTTCACCACGTATCATACTGCATAGTAAGTGCCAACTCTACATCTTAAACCATATCATTAGGGTTATCTAATAAACTATAGATCTATCTTCAGTcatataatttcatatttaatgaGACCAACGAGAAAATGCCCTCTCTTATTTTTCCAAAAACCATTTTCACACCAATTTTGATACAATTACTGCAGGGAGGTACTAATCAAGAATCAGTTCCATTATATCTTTCCCCGGCATAAGCATAGTTAACAGAAAGCAATTTAATACTGCAAAAAGGTTAGAACTTTTTCCATGAACAAACAGTGCTATCTACTTTGTTAAGTAAAAGGAGTGTTTTGTTTTCTAAGATTGGGCATCTTGGAACATTGAGTTACAGCTAAAAGTCCATTAGCTAAAGCAAAATTATGAAATGGGTAAGAAATATATTCTAAAAGAAAAGAGACCTACCATGCCAGGAAACTGGTGTCTCCTCTCCACAAAGCTCTGATGGACATCTGTAACTTCCTCGTCTGCAAAGGGGGGAAAAAGGGTGAAGAGTTTCTTTAACGTAAAACCATCAAAGTAAAATGAAATTGGAAGTAAATATAAGAAGAGAAAGAATACCAACAGAGACTTCTTCGGCATCGGCAAAAAGTGAAGACGGAGAAAAGAGTGCTAtgtccatttttatttttatttttatttttatttttttccttttagttCAACAATACACTGCAAAGGGAAACAAAGCTCTCTGCCAAAAGTACGAACACCAACAAAGCGAAGAAGGGCGATGCTCGCTGGGTTTTACAACTTTTTTTAGTTCTTTTTTTTGATGGAGTTGGAGGCCCATTTATCTAATACTGGCTTATTTGGGCCTTTTAAGGTCAAATTTAAAGGGCAAACTCACAATTAGCTACtaaaatataagtaaattttcgttttggtcacttaactaaaaacatttacaatttaatcactgaaatattcaaaagttttcatttaagttactaaattgttaaaattgaaaACCATTGgcgaaactttaaaaaaaaatcttaccAACCCAGTAAACCTATTTAAGAGCAAAATAACCCACCCAGCCCGATAGACCTAACCCAACTAGGGCTAAACTCAGACAAAGATTTTTGTACTTTAAGTCAAGCTCAGACTTAAATTCAATTTcctaaattcaatttaaataataaaaaggtgtccctaaattaaaatttaattataaaaatatataaaatagcaactaaaaaatatgttttaatattttattaattttaatagtaCAACAAGCTTTTTGGGCAGACTAAGCATGCCCAAAAACGAGCCTAGacttgaaaaatattttgaaaccAAACCTCAACCCAACTCATGACACCTCTACATCCAAGtgacttaaatagaaatttttaaataattcaatgacttaaatgaaaacttttgaataatttagtgattaaattataattttttaattaagtgaccaaaacaaaaatttacccAGTTTACCTTTAATTAAATTTGATATCATAAGCATTTAAGTATAGTCTTATATATAGAAGGCATAAACATTTGAGTCACCGAGTGTTAAGTGTTTCACCTATTTATAGAAAGACCAAAGTACAACTCAGTTCCTAGACAAGCATAAATTGCGCATAAATCCAGTTCACATGTGTCAACTGTCAAAGACAAGGAAACTCAATTACATGCCCAACCCAAATGCGTTAAGTGTAACATTTAACaaataggaaagaaaaaaataataacagAAACTACATACAAAAGGAGATGAAAAGCAAGCAAGCATAAAGAGAAGCAGTTGCGGCACTCAACATGCTCCTCCTTCAGGCAACCAATTTAACTAGCGAGAAAAAAGCCTCTCTCTCTAACCTTCCACAGCCGTAAGCATCCGAGCATATCAAACACCCTCTAAAAGGGATGATATAAAAGAGAAATATGATTACTTGAGAGGCTGCATTGTCTTCCAGGGGAACATTCTTACGAGGAAAGCTGGAACCTGCCGCTAGGTTTTTTTCTTCTCCATCCCTGAAATGTTCAGAAACAAGAACAAAATCAGACCTTCAAATATAGGAACCAGACACAGGCAATTCACTCAAAGAATGAAACAGAAAGATAAAAGCAAAGATGGCTGATGACTTACAAAGGCAACATAATACACGAAGGTCAATGCTGCTAAAACAATGAATGCGATTTGAAATACATTATACCTGTAATGCCAATATGCCCAACAATGTCAGTAGACATATACATATATGCCTGATCTGAATCAAACTTGGAATTCACATGGTATAAACTCACTTGTACAAATATTTAATTCCACGAAGAGACTGCAATGTGTGGCCGAATATTTCCTGTGCAGCAGTTGCTTGAGCATAGTACCCAAATGCGGTGGCACAGAACTGTATGACACTAAAATTGCAAACAAAAATATTATTTCATCAATTACTGTTCAACACATAATTCCCTAATACAATTTTCAACAACCAAGCACAAACCTAGAAATTCAACATGTTCTAATAAGAGATAACTCGAGATAACATAGAAACAAAGATTGAGTGCATTAGCCAAGTCACCAACCTTATTGAGCACAAAAGAATAAGTCCCACATTGAACAGAAAAGAGTTCATTAGCGTAGCTCCCCACCTACAAAATGTCCATTAAACATGTCAGCCAGCAGGTCGTTTTCTAGACAATTAACCAAAATGCCATCAACATAGGATACATTACTTCATAGGATGAATTGTAATGAAAACCAATCGCAGGCCAAGCATCATTGCTCCAGCAATCACAGCAAGCAGAAGGTAGAAGCAAAAGAATGCAAATGCAACGGTACCCAGAAGACCTGAAAAAAACGAAAACATAGATCTCCCATAAATTCTGAAAGCAGCAAACAGAGAAAAGAAAGGTTAAAAATGGTTTTGGAAGTACCCCATATATCATCCAGCTTGATGAAAATCTCATTCAGGAAGGGAGAAAGTGGTGGATCAATCAGAAGGTATATGACAATATGAATGATCCAAGCCACTGAAACAATCAACCTAACAAATTGCCGAACGAAGGCATGTTAGATAGTTCCTTTTAGTACACTGGTTGCAACCTCTCATTGTTTAGAGAAATAAGAGTTATATCCTTTTTTCTAAAGATAGCAGCAATATATTTCAGTGCATATATCGACACAAAATGCATGATGTAAGCACTCACCCTAAGATTCCCAACACAAGTTTTGCCAAGTATCCAAGAACAGTCAAGGCCCAGGAAGTTTCAGCCTGAAATGTCATGGCAAGGGAGTTGATACAGAAATAAGAAGGAATGAGACTGTAACCAAGTGTCATGTCAACACACTACACAAAATTCCACGTTATTTCAGATACCTTTTCTCCTTGAGGATACATCTCTTCCAAAAGTTTTACATCTTCTTCTAGCTGAAGCAACTCCTGCAGTGTTAATCAAGAATGTAAATAACCACAGCTAATGAACAATAGGAAATATGCAAAAACATCAAATGATAACTACTTCATCACTCATACCCCTAAAACTCACTATATTAACTCCAACTCTTACCAAGCAACTGCTAAAAAAACTGCCACAAACTAATACAGCAATTGAAATATAACTAAGCTTTAGAATAATGATTACAACACAAGCCAAATTATTGAATAATCTGCTATTTCAACCCAAAAGGAGAAGTGAATAAGCAAATAACATTTGAACTAGAGGGGCCTACAACTCATGACCAGAGCTAGTTTGGACAAAGTAATTATTGTCATAGAGAATGGAACAAACTAGAATTCAGAGACAAAAGTAAGTTTAGGATTTCACAACATACCTTTTCCACAGCCTTAACATTTTTACGCCATTTTCTACCCTTAGAACCACTTCTTTCTTCCTGATGAAGGGCATCAGCAGCTTTCTTCACTTCTTTTGCCCTTTTACCAAGTTCAGTTGCTTCCTACAACATCAATTAAAACTATGACCATTGGCAATTACAACAAAATATGCAAATATCAATACTATTTTCCAACTCTAGTGCATTGCTTGATATCACAGCATCATACGcaattaaaaggaaaagaaaacctTAATATATTGTGAGCGAGTGATAACAGCCTTTGGACGGCGTATAAATGAAGCAATAAGCCCAAGAGGCAAACAAGCGATACCTACACCACCAAAAATCTGACAAGGAATTTCGAGATGTAAGCAATATATTCTACCAAGAGAAAAGGTCAACATTAACTAGAATTCTAACcaaatccaaattaaaaaatatatgaaCATTGAAATTATCAAGAAATTCAATACCGAGAAAAGAACTGATCCAACAATTGTGGCAAGAGCAACAACATATTCTGGAAAGGTAGTACGCATAGTCCATGTCTTCTCTGATGAAGCACTTGCAGTATATGCAGAACACTGTATCCAAAGAGAAAATAAGGAAACAAAAGATGGAATGGTGAGCTTAAAGAAACTGATTAAGGGAAAAACCACAATATTCTACAATAATAAAGAAAGGATAACACCACATCTTAAATGGGAAAAACAATTACTAACCGCGCGTGCACCACTGCCACCAATACAAGGCTGACCACTAGAGAAGTCCCAATTACTTGGGAAATTAGTAGTGACAGAAGACAAGTGCCTAACAGTAAAATCCACCTTTCCAGCTAACCCTGATATACCATAAAAAAAGGTTAAAATCAATGGACGCCTGCTACAAATAAACCTATAAGTAACACACTCCAATCAACAAATGCAAAAAAACAATTTGCTTTGTTCTACCAAGCCTGTCTATGTAGAACTTTTTTTGGCTAAAGATATTCTGATTGTAAAAGCAACTTCAATTACAATTTGTACTAAGAGACATTAACTGAATATTCCAGTGATCAATCTTGCTCCTATTCCTAACCTAACATTCAGCTCAAATGCTCAATATTCACACGGCATGTAAAAAACTCAATGACAAAAAAGAAAAcgctaatgaaattaaatttgatATAAAAAGGGCAAAACGAAAACCAACCATAGAGAATTCCAAGCAAGAGAGCACAAACAATTGCCGTTGTCACAACCCATAGCAACGCGCTCTTTATCCGTTTCCCAACACTCCTGCAACCAAAACCAAACGGATAAAAGGGAAATTGGAGAAATGCATCAATAGCTCCAAAAAATCATAGTCCTACAAATACATACTTGTCCTGGTCTCCTTCGTAGTAGAACATAGCGAAGGGGATAACAAAAAAAACGAGCACAGCATCGATGATATAAACGGCGAGCCAAAGCTCTTTCATAGGCAAGGTGAGATTACAGGCACCGTTGTATATCGCCTGCCTACACGCCTGCCGGTTGGCAACATCAGCCGGTAACATGAGTATGGAAATGGCAGCGATGGAGAGCCCGAAAACGACGACGAATTTGGGGAAATACGCTTGGTTAGCGTCGTCCGGATGCTGGTAATTGACAAGGAGGTAGACATTGAACAAGAACACTAGGACACACACAACTATGGCGACGATTACCAGAGCCAGGTTGAAATCGCCCATCCTTGCTAAGCTACCGATTCGAATCAAATCGAATCGCTATCACGAAGTTAAAACGAGATTAGAGGAACCAACGTTTTGTTTTAACCCTTCgaagttcaaatttcaaatttgagaTTTTTTGTAGATCGGATCTAAGCTTTCCTCTAAGTGGTTTTTTTGGAAAGGGAAAGGTTGGGGTTGAGTCCGGTGGCGGTGAAGTAGGTTTGTTGAATATTGGGGTATTTTTGACGTGTTGGAAGCTGAATGACGTTTCTACCCTGAAATAAAGTTTTAATGGTGGGATAGAGTACTCGTGGAGAAGACTTGGAATGGGGTTTAATGTAAACTCGTTTTGTAGCCCGGTTACTGGTATCGAACCAGGCTGTCCAATGAAACAATAAGCATTGTTTTTGGTTTATAGAACTAAATGATAGAGAgacaattttaaatttattaagctcGCATTGTTGCTTTTTCTTCCtcgtttatttaatatttatcatCCAACTTCTTTAACTCCAATTTCCAAATATAGGGGAAATCCTTTTGTTGTGTCTTCTTTTCCCttcaaaaaaaaacaacaacaattgTTGCTATTAACATAAGATAATAACTGAATTTAGAATACTTTTTTTTTGTCTGTTAagtaattttattaaaacaagaaaATATTATTGGGAGAGTTTTGTATTTCATTTTGaggtttaattaatttaatttctgaTCTGATCAAGATTCATTCTTATTATTAAATGTAGTTGTTTTTATTTTGCTTTTGTTTAACATAATATTGATTAGTAAATGAacctaaatatattttttattaataatactAAACGGTATTACGTGGTTGATATAGATGTGACTAACTGAACTGACAGTATGTCAGACTAAACCCAAGAAAAATAGGTCATGAATTTGCTGATTCGGTTATAACGTTTATAGTGCGACATCTTAAATCCTAAATAGATGACAAACTCTATATAATTAGATATACGACTTGTACAGTATGTAGACCCtaacccataaataagaggataatgcgttTCAGTGTACTCGAACTCACATTCTCGTACATTAACAATAATATCCATACCAATCGACTTAAAACTCAACTGACAGCTGATTCAATACTTAAAAGCGAGTATATGTAAGAACCTTTGTTCTTTGTATCCATCCATATTTCTCGTGCAGGAAATTGTATTTGGTGTTGGTAATCTCATGTTTATATTTTTCAAGGGTCTtcttgtaaaattattaaaacattttttatatatttatatgatattgtttttatcttttcatataatcaataaaattttgatCCAAAACCATTATACATAATAAACAATTACTTTTATCATTATAATCAAAATACTAATTATGTTTTTTCCCATAAATCTAGTACTATTTTGAACAGTTTTACTCTCTAAAATTTACTTAGCAAAAACAAAATCTATCGAAATGAAATTGGATGaggatttattttcttaattttatttcctacttattattttaatatttattttattataaaatataaaagtattgATATAAAATTTGCCAGCTCCAGTCAAATGTTCCAACATCCCATTGGTAAATTTTTTCTTTTACACCCTTATTcttatttttctctatttttgttcTCTGTCTCTTTCTTCATTTTGCTTTCTACTTCAATAATTTTGTATTTTCAATTgtaagataattttattaatttaaaacaatAAACATTTTCCCCATTATTTTATAACAAACTAATATACGTTATTACgaaaagaaattttaatttacCATTCCTTTAATTAACAACAtttagattatttattttaatattttaattttaattattttgattttaaaatattaaaatttctcattttatataataaattatggaaatatgcattttaatatttttaaataaatttataaatttagagATTTTAATAATTtcgtaaaagtaaaataattttaaaaacttctATTATATATTAATCTAATGTCTTTAATAGTCATTTTTTATTCTCACATCATTGCTATAACTACTTTTAAATCCAAACATACCCCTACCGTTATTTTTAATCTCACCGCTACAGTATTCAATCTCATCGCTACAATATCCAATCTGACCACTACAGTAATTAATTTTATTGTCACTGTTATTTTTAATCTCACCAGAGGTAAACACACCGCCCATCTAGACTAAGTCTTAGGCTCCATTTGGATTGGATTTTACCCATGGTAAGATGGAATACTGGGTGAATATTCCTTTTCACTGGACTGATTTCTTGTTTGGGAGATTTAAGGTGCAGTGTAATTAAGCACTCTcatctagaggtgtgcatgggtcggGCTGGGCCAGGTTCGTGCCAGGCCAAGACAATATTTTAGGCCCGTTTTCTTGACCCAGGCCCGGCTCGGCCCGAAAAAAAATTGTTACCCTGAGTCcggcccatattaaattttttttagcttatttcattaaataaaaaattttaaaatataataaatcaaatacatttaaaaacataaaacaaatattaaaacaagaaacaaataaaatataattcttaaaacaatacataaattgaaaatataataaaaagtggttatattaaaattaaaaataaaatgtaaatatgattaaaaataaaaatatatatttagtatataaatCGGGCAAGGCCGGGCCCGGGCTAAAAAAAATTTTACTCGAGGCTCGGCCTGTTTTCTAAACAAGCCTCGCTTTTTTACCCAAACCCATGTTTCAAGACTATATTTTTACTCGAATCATCTCATTTTTCGAGTGAGTCTTCAGCCGGGTAGGGTATTCCggccatgcacacctctactctCATCACACTGTTGCTCTCAATTTTATTGGAGCCAAAGCTGCCAGTGGAAAAAAAATTGAGGTTAGTTTCTTTATtacttttgttcttttttttttagttttatagaaggtaaaagtattattagatattaatatataattttatgtaacaatctaataaatatataattttattatcataaatataaaagtttaattattatttaatataaaataatttaaatatattttattatttattatgaacaaaatttaaaaatatttaaattttattgtatatgatttgaatattttaattatcaatttataaaaatataaatttaacttatgttatattattgaatataaatataaatttaattatgtaTAGGATTATAAATACATTGTAAATTAATGTATATAATggtcaatttttattttaatttcacctCACTGTAACATTTGAATCTAAACACATATCTCATTACTAATTTTAGGGCCAGTTTgaaaatgcttttgaaaagtgcttttgaaaagtgctgtgaaaaagtgctgtggaaaagtgcttttgaaaaatttaaatatttggtattctttgtcaa from Gossypium arboreum isolate Shixiya-1 chromosome 9, ASM2569848v2, whole genome shotgun sequence includes the following:
- the LOC108454830 gene encoding protein N-terminal and lysine N-methyltransferase efm7 isoform X1 — translated: MDIALFSPSSLFADAEEVSVDEEVTDVHQSFVERRHQFPGMELLIREFSFHQLNANLLWPGTFAFAEWLVQHHSWIEGRRCLELGSGTGALAIFLKKSFNLDITTSDYDDQEIEENIAHNCQANGITPVLPHVKHSWGETFPSAEPDWDLIIASDILLYVKQYPNLIKSLSFLLKSYKPEDDKAIPSVGNDQSSGMCMGLAVPAFLMSWRRRIGKEDESLFFTGCENASLEVKHIGSRVYFIKPRENMVATTGSIDD
- the LOC108454830 gene encoding protein N-terminal and lysine N-methyltransferase efm7 isoform X2, with amino-acid sequence MDIALFSPSSLFADAEEVSVDEEVTDVHQSFVERRHQFPGMELLIREFSFHQLNANLLWPGTFAFAEWLVQHHSWIEGRRCLELGSGTGALAIFLKKSFNLDITTSDYDDQEIEENIAHNCQANGITPVLPHVKHSWGETFPSAEPDWDLIIASDILLYVKQYPNLIKSLSFLLKSYKPEDDKAIPSVGNDQSSGKRSIYIYECVWGWLYRHF
- the LOC108457393 gene encoding LIMR family protein At5g01460, which gives rise to MGDFNLALVIVAIVVCVLVFLFNVYLLVNYQHPDDANQAYFPKFVVVFGLSIAAISILMLPADVANRQACRQAIYNGACNLTLPMKELWLAVYIIDAVLVFFVIPFAMFYYEGDQDKSVGKRIKSALLWVVTTAIVCALLLGILYGLAGKVDFTVRHLSSVTTNFPSNWDFSSGQPCIGGSGARACSAYTASASSEKTWTMRTTFPEYVVALATIVGSVLFSIFGGVGIACLPLGLIASFIRRPKAVITRSQYIKEATELGKRAKEVKKAADALHQEERSGSKGRKWRKNVKAVEKELLQLEEDVKLLEEMYPQGEKAETSWALTVLGYLAKLVLGILGLIVSVAWIIHIVIYLLIDPPLSPFLNEIFIKLDDIWGLLGTVAFAFFCFYLLLAVIAGAMMLGLRLVFITIHPMKWGATLMNSFLFNVGLILLCSISVIQFCATAFGYYAQATAAQEIFGHTLQSLRGIKYLYKYNVFQIAFIVLAALTFVYYVAFGWRRKKPSGRFQLSS